The Plectropomus leopardus isolate mb unplaced genomic scaffold, YSFRI_Pleo_2.0 unplaced_scaffold3017, whole genome shotgun sequence genome includes a window with the following:
- the LOC121938584 gene encoding histone H3, translated as MARTKQTARKSTGGKAPRKQLATKAARKSAPATGGVKKPHRYRPGTVALREIRRYQKSTELLIRKLPFQRLVREIAQDFKTDLRFQSSAVMALQEASEAYLVGLFEDTNLCAIHAKRVTIMPKDIQLARRIRGERA; from the coding sequence aTGGCAAGAACCAAGCAGACCGCTCGTAAGTCTACCGGAGGTAAAGCTCCCAGGAAGCAGCTGGCCACCAAGGCTGCTCGTAAGAGCGCCCCGGCCACCGGCGGAGTGAAGAAGCCTCACCGTTACAGGCCCGGTACCGTGGCTCTCCGTGAGATCCGTCGCTACCAGAAATCCACCGAGCTGCTGATCCGCAAGTTGCCCTTCCAGCGCCTGGTCCGTGAAATCGCTCAGGATTTCAAGACCGACCTGCGCTTCCAGAGCTCCGCTGTCATGGCTCTGCAGGAGGCCAGCGAGGCTTACCTGGTCGGCCTCTTTGAGGACACCAATCTGTGCGCCATCCACGCCAAGAGAGTCACCATCATGCCCAAAGACATCCAGCTGGCCCGTCGTATCCGCGGAGAGAGAGCTTAA
- the LOC121938581 gene encoding histone H2B 1/2-like, giving the protein MPETTVKAPKKGSKKAVSKSVSKTGKKKRKTRKESYAIYVYKVLKQVHPDTGISSKAMGIMNSFVGDIFERIAGEASRLAHYNKRSTITSREIQTAVRLLLPGELAKHAVSEGTKAVTKYTSSK; this is encoded by the coding sequence ATGCCTGAGACCACAGTAAAGGCTCCCAAGAAGGGCTCCAAGAAAGCCGTCTCCAAGTCGGTCAGCAAGACCGgcaagaagaagagaaagaccaGGAAGGAGAGCTACGCTATCTACGTGTACAAGGTACTGAAGCAGGTCCACCCCGACACCGGTATTTCCTCTAAGGCCATGGGCATCATGAACTCGTTTGTGGGCGATATCTTCGAGCGTATCGCCGGTGAGGCCTCCCGTCTGGCTCACTACAACAAGCGCTCCACCATCACTTCCAGGGAGATCCAGACTGCCGTCCGCCTGCTGCTGCCCGGTGAGCTGGCCAAGCACGCCGTGTCTGAGGGGACCAAGGCCGTCACCAAGTACACCAGCTCCAAGTAA